Part of the Loxodonta africana isolate mLoxAfr1 chromosome 15, mLoxAfr1.hap2, whole genome shotgun sequence genome is shown below.
aatctgaATATTTACCAAGGGGAAAACGGTCGGGTAAATTATGTCACAGTCATAATATATGCAGCAATTATTGtacgctgttgagttgattatatATTAAATCAGTTATGTACCATTTATACACTATATGTTATATCTATATGTATCTATAACTTATGTATTGATCTGGAGAGATGTCCACAAAATATTTTGTTAAACGAAAAAAGCAACTAATAACTTACAtagtatatatttttgtattttatatgtatatatttgtttaaAGGTATTTATTTGAGGATAGAGCCGTGATTCTCAGCCAAGAATACTCCACTAGGTCCTTTTAAAGTATCTTCAATACCTGCAtgggacaaggagccctggtagtgcaatgtaagtgcttggctgctaaccgaaagggttagcggtttgaacccacaggcccttctgcagaagaaaagcgctagcaatctgctcccctaaagattacaccctagaaaaccctacggggcagttctactctgccttataggattgctttgagttggaattggctcgatggcacacAGTAACAACAACCTGACAGGTGGGAATGCCTGGGACTTCAATCGTCCCCAGTTTGCCTCATATTAATCTTAGTGGGCCAAGAGAAGTCCTACAAAAttgattctgtatattccttccaagtAGTACAATTTACCTGACCCTATTAcatgctgtcctacagggtcgctatgagtcggaatgggctcgacggcactgggtactgggattATCTgcggtggaaactctggtggcgtagtggttaagagctccggctgctaaccaaaagaccagcagttcgaatccaccaggcactccctggaaaccctatggggcagttctactctgtcctgtagggtccctatgagtcaattTACTCCATGGaacgggtttctttttttttttttctcccacagctccgctgctaagcaaaaggttggcagttggaatccactagctgctccttggaaatcctatagggtaaTTGCTGAGTCTGAATTTACTGGactgcaaggggtttggtttggaggtttttaAATCATTCTAAGTTCAGCAAGTCTTTGGACAGACGCGATCGAGCACAACTATCAGGCAAGATGCACAGTAACTCCAATGGGATTGCCTCATTCTACACATAAGGAGCTGAACGACTTGGCCCAAATCTTAGCGTTAGTAAAGTGCAAACCCCGAAAGCGTACAACCGAGACCACGGAGCCGCCCCAAAGCCACACCAGATGCCCGGCGGCCACCGACACGGCGCCGAGCATGCGCGGCAGAGGGAGCGGAGACAGGCAGGGTCGGGCGTGCGCAGTCCGTCTCTTCCACACAAGTTCCGCCAAAGTCACGTGAGTGGGCGGGCCTGGGGCGGGGAGGAAGCGGAAAGCTGACAGGACCGGAAAATAAGCCCACCACCGGAAGCCCCGCCCACTTGGGAGCGCCTCACGGAAGTGCAGCTGCTTGCCGCGGGCGTCATGGCTTCAAGGTTACTTCGCGGAGCTGGAGCGCTGGCCGCCCAGGCCCTGAGGGCTCGCGGTCCCTTTGGGGTCGCCGCCCTGCGCTCCATGGCATCTGGAGGTACTCGGCCCGCCGGGCGCGCCAGGGGCCAGCGCCGCTGACCACTCGGGGTGGTGCTGAGGCAGCAGAGCGGGACCGGCTGTGCGGCTCCTGGGGGCCCCAGTGATCACCCCACGGCCCCGAGTGGTTCAGGTCCCGCGGGAGCCTCCCTGTGGTCCCGGGCCTTTGCCGTCGCCCACCGAACTGACCCCGCCGCGGAAGAATCCTAAATGGAGGCGCCGGGTGACCTTGGAGGGCCGGAGCCGGGCCGCCCTTCAAACCCGTGCCCACCTCAGGCTCGATGACTAAGTAGGGCTCTTACCAGGCTCCGTTTAGAAACCGTGTGAAAAACCTGGCCTCGGGGTTGGAGGAAGGAAAGATTCTCAGTGCTGCCGCTTTTGAGGGTGATGACTTGACGGACCTTAGAGAACCTAGGATTTCCTTTAGGAGCTTTGAGCTCTCTGCAAATCTGCAAAAATTTAAGTGTGCATTTTCCTTTTGATCATAATTCGCTGTATCTTTTTTTAGGCGGTGTACCCACTGACGACGAACAGGCGACGGGGCTGGAGAGGGAGGTGATGTTGGCTGCGCGGAAAGGACTGGTAAGCAGACTTATTTACCTTTTCTGCAGCTCACGGCTTGGATGGGATCAGAGCAGCCTCTTCTCTGGAAGCATCCGAGCCAAGAAAGCTGGCTTGTGGGAACAGCCCCCTGAGCTCCTAGAGTGTAGGGATCATTTGGCATAATGGCTcaattgttgtttttttgttgttgttgtttaggatCCATACAATCTCCTTCCTCCAAAGGCAGCtgcaggcaccttggaagacccTAACTTAGTTCCCTCCATCACCAACAAGCGACTAGTGGGTTGTATCTGTAAGTAACTTGGTACTGTTTTCTTGTTTGTGTAATACATCCTACTGTACAGGGTGcgtaaccattcgcaccacccaaggactccgcGGGACATCTGTAAGCTGCTTCAGGTCTTCGTGTGAGTGTGGAAGTGTAAAGAGGATATGTATGTGAATAAGTTGTTCTAAACATCCAGGCCCCAAGACTCCTGCCTCAGTAGGTCATCCTTACTGGAAAGGGGCATGGGACGTCAGTAATACGGGTTTCCTGGAAATGTAGCATGAAGAAGGGTTATTCGTTCAGAAGGTATTTATTGTGTGTTTTCTCTGTGTCAGGCATCATTTCAGTACTAGGGAGGCATATCCAAATGGCCCTGGCTTTGGGGTTCTACTCGGCAAGTGAAGTTAGAACCTATAGTGACTCTGACGTGAAGTCAGTATAGTCTCAGGTAAATTTAGggcctcagttccttcatctgaaaaatggggaagaGAGCTTGAACTGATCTCAGATGTGAACCATCATTTTTATTTGGGTCTCAGGTTTTTGAGGAAAAGAGATTAATGGAGAAAACCTCCCCTTCCAGGCTAGACAGCCTGTGACACCGTTTTCCTTTCAGGCGAAGAAGACAACAGTGTTGTCATCTGGTTCTGGCTGCACAAAGGCGAGGCCCAACGATGCCCTGGCTGTGGAACCCATTACAAGCTGGTGCCCCACCAGCTAGCCCACTGAGCCCCTGCACCCACTCACTCTAAACGTGTTGTAAAGATTTCTTCTTCCCAATAAAGACTAGCCGTTGCGTTGGCTCCTTCTCCTGTAATTGATCTTATTTCTTGCCTGTATTTTTTGGGGAAGCGTAGATGATTCTTATGTAAGGAATTAGTTATCTTTTCTAGTTTCCTATAGACTTAAAATGCCTAACCAATACTGCttggattaacaataaaactatgCCGATAATCACAAAATGCAGCGATTGGAACCATGTGGAGTTGTTGGTGGGGGAAGCATGGGCTTGTGGCATCAAGATGACCAGATTTATAATACTGGCTCCATCATTTAGCTGTGTCACTGTCGGCGTGTTTTCTGAGGCTTGGTTACATCTCAGACAAATACCTTGTGAGGTGTTAGAAGTGgtattaatatatgtaaagaacCTGGGAAATAGTAGGTCCTCACAGGGTGGTCTTGTAAGAAGAGTTTTGGGGACCTTGAAGTCTGGGGAACCCAGGTTCAAAGCGTAGCTTATGGGGATACCATCAGCAAAATCCAGAATATGGGACAGTCCTGGGAACCAATGACTAGGTTTCATCAACAAATAaattgaaagagaaaataaaaaaataaaaccagtatGGTAAAACACAAGAGACCAACCAACAGCAATGTGCTACTTCATTTGGATTTTGAtttgaaagaacaaaaggaataaCCTGAATTCTGGATGTTTGAAATTAAGGATTTATTAGATTTTTAGGTGTGCTAATGGagttaggattttttgttttttttttaacgttttagAGATGTTGAAGTATTTAGGGATGAAATGATCAGTCTGAATTAGAATCAAAATAGTGGGATGAAGAGAGTGGTTTGGGCTGTGGATGAAACAAGAATAGTAGATTGATCCATTATAGCTGGGTATGTGAGGGTTCATTGTGCTATTctatttttgtgtatgtttgaactttattataataaaaagtaaaagttgagaaggggagaaacAAAAAAAGCTCAATCCAGTCACTTTATACTTGTAACCGCTTGGACAAGTTAAAATTCAAGAACTTATAAAGTAGAAACAGACCTCTCTGTTTTGTGTTGCGAGTAGCCACAGAGATAGCCTTAGTTACCACCCGTTACTTTCTCCACAAAATTGATTCCAAGTATATCTTTCAGTTTGAACTATAGTGATAGGAGAGTCAAAGAGAAAGTGCCTTTCCCCCAGTCTTGCCTTAATTCCTTTTAAGGATGTAGTCACAGCTAGGATTTCTTTTACTTGCTGTTATTATCTCTGTCTCCAGGAATGCCCTGAGCACTTACCCGCCATTCAAGGCCTTTCCCATTGGGAAGAGAAGTGTCTACTCATCTATGACCCAATGCCTGCCACTCCCACCCTAAATATTGTTCTAAACGAGTGTCCCCCTAACTGTCATGAAGACTGATGGCTGCTACCAAGCACTCCTGTCTGGCCTCCTGCATTTTCCCCTTCCTTTTCCACCGTCTCCTCTTCCCAATCCAAACTGCTCAGGGTGAGCGTTTGACTTCCTACATCATTAATCTGGTTGGTCTGTGTTCTTCCTCATCTCCAAGTACTCcttgcttcatttccttctttgtctttttaaaacGTTAACCAATTCTCCCCTAAGGATAGAAAAAGCTCCAGTATGTTTCCAGACTGTAGTAGACAGAATTTGGCcctccaaagatgtccatgttctcatccccagaacctatgaatatgttaGGTTACAGGCAAAGGGTAATTAAGGTTGCAGAGGAAATTCAGGTCAAAgctctggtggcaccgtggttaagagctcagctgctaaccaaaaggtctgcagttcaaatcccccagctgctcctttgaaatggtatggggcattctactttgtcctgtagggttgctaggagtcagaattgacgcaacgggtttgggttaACAAACTAAAATACGgtgattatcctggattatccaggtgagcCCAGTTATCACAGGGGAGACAGAAGAGAGTCAAAGGGAGACATGGTTAGGAAAGAATGATCAGAGATGCAGCCTTGCTGGttctgaagatggaggaagggaccACGAGCCAAGcaatgtgggcagcctctagatGCTGGACgagttaagaaaacattctcccctagagcctctagaAAGGagtgcagccctgccaacacctggattttagcccagtgaaaccagtgttggacttctaacctacagaactgtaagaaTGAATTTGTGCTGTTAAGCCACCAAATTTGTCATAAATGGGTATGGCAGCAATAGGAAACATACCtaaacccattgtggttgagttgattccaactcatagtgaccctgtaggaccagGACTTTGAAATTGTTCTTcccggttcagtcatggccaaggaagcgaAGCTGGAACAGACgtggatttttaaaatttgggtgaaccagaatgCAAAAAATTGCGAGTTAAGTTCTTCTAGAAACCTAATctccttagaaaacaagggcaggatttatgtgttgcatagcaaccaaatctcttgctttGTGTGTTGCTGTCCCCAGTTCTGTCAGTAATCCGCACTCCGGTGTTAGGTTCCTggaagggctcactatgcctctccCAAGTCTCCTGTTCAAGGGCTTTGGGCTGTAATTTTTCCACTTCTGATTATCGTcctggatcacccaaattgtagaaattcgggtctgttccagttttgctttGTTGATCATGGCTGAGCTGATTCAAAGCCCtgagtaggacagagcagaagtgccccatagggtttccaaggctgtaaaattttt
Proteins encoded:
- the LOC100659010 gene encoding cytochrome c oxidase subunit 5B, mitochondrial, with the protein product MASRLLRGAGALAAQALRARGPFGVAALRSMASGGGVPTDDEQATGLEREVMLAARKGLDPYNLLPPKAAAGTLEDPNLVPSITNKRLVGCICEEDNSVVIWFWLHKGEAQRCPGCGTHYKLVPHQLAH